A genomic window from Glycine soja cultivar W05 chromosome 10, ASM419377v2, whole genome shotgun sequence includes:
- the LOC114370654 gene encoding transcription factor MYB78-like, translating into MDTISVQAMRSLSDSDSLSSATYASEEDMKIKKGPWTEEEDSVLINYVNFQGEGQWNSLARSAGLKRTGKSCRLRWLNYLRPNVRRGNITLQEQLLILELHSRWGNRWAKIAEELGGRTDNEIKNYWRTRVVKQAKQLKCDVNSKQFRDTVRFVWMPRLMEQIQASFRIVPSDSSHGLDQTTLCNTQQTESSTDANPTMFCDNSMVSSYSSEVDLQPLSLSDTSTTSSSESAEKKESISSSLWQQWDYSDLQAFEPCNGFGDADLWTDENIWFLQQHLADHL; encoded by the exons ATGGATACGATCAGTGTTCAGGCGATGAGAAGCTTATCAGATAGTGACTCATTATCATCTGCAACATATGCAAGTGAAGAAGATATGAAAATTAAGAAAGGTCCATGGACTGAGGAAGAAGATTCTGTTCTGATCAACTACGTCAACTTCCAAGGCGAAGGTCAATGGAACTCCCTCGCTCGCTCTGCAG GTCTAAAGCGAACGGGCAAAAGCTGCAGACTGAGATGGTTGAACTATTTGCGACCAAATGTTCGACGTGGGAACATCACCCTTCAAGAACAGCTCTTGATTCTCGAACTCCATTCCCGCTGGGGCAATCG GTGGGCTAAAATAGCAGAAGAATTGGGTGGGAGAACAGACAATGAGATAAAGAACTATTGGAGGACTCGAGTGGTGAAGCAGGCCAAGCAACTCAAATGTGATGTAAACAGCAAACAGTTCAGGGACACGGTGCGTTTCGTTTGGATGCCGCGCCTTATGGAGCAGATTCAGGCTTCTTTCAGGATTGTTCCTTCAGATTCTTCCCATGGCCTTGATCAAACCACATTGTGCAACACTCAACAAACAGAATCTAGTACTGATGCCAATCCCACCATGTTTTGTGACAACTCAATGGTTTCATCGTACTCATCAGAGGTTGATCTTCAGCCTCTTTCTCTTTCTGATACAAGTACAACTTCATCATCGGAAAGTGCAGAGAAGAAGGAGTCCATATCCTCCTCCCTTTGGCAGCAATGGGACTACTCTGACCTCCAAGCATTTGAACCATGCAATGGTTTTGGTGATGCAGACTTGTGGACCGATGAAAACATATGGTTCTTGCAGCAGCATCTTGCTGATCACTTATGA